A portion of the Vicia villosa cultivar HV-30 ecotype Madison, WI unplaced genomic scaffold, Vvil1.0 ctg.003790F_1_1, whole genome shotgun sequence genome contains these proteins:
- the LOC131641508 gene encoding uncharacterized protein LOC131641508 yields the protein MAGRNDVAIVAALESMAHAMENQPNTDGNAGSRSLATFQRENPSNFKGMYDPDGTLAWLKEIERIFRVMDYTPAQKVRYGTHMLAVEANDWWLENRQRLENAGEEITWAVFRKEFLRKYYPEDVRGKKEIEFLELKQ from the coding sequence ATGGCTGGAAGAAACGATGTTGCGATTGTTGCTGCTTTGGAATCCATGGCTCATGCTATGGAGAATCAGCCGAACACTGACGGGAATGCTGGGTCTCGCAGTTTGGCGACTTTTCAGAGGGAGAATCCCTCTAATTTTAAAGGTATGTATGATCCTGATGGAACGTTGGCTTGGCTAAAAGAGATAGAGAGGATCTTCCGTGTGATGGACTACACTCCAGCACAGAAGGTTCGTTACGGGACTCATATGCTGGCAGTTGAAGCTAATGACTGGTGGTTAGAAAATCGTCAGAGGTTGGAGAACGCTGGTGAAGAGATCACGTGGGCTGTTTTCCGTAAGGAATTTCTAAGGAAGTATTATCCTGAGGATGTTCGGGGTAAGAAGGAAATTGAGTTTCTTGAGCTGAAGCAATGA
- the LOC131641509 gene encoding uncharacterized protein LOC131641509 has product MADPLKNTSKTEVVHTVDSDPAEEEINKDGQGIAKNANVTADVNDIEDNEHTKANTETNTDVVDLDKYSNNELLTSLNPSVANRLMTKRKDKHVVQRSPKKSTQVKSHVKDVVMKKSTSAGPIKSKAVTKSTGVGPSKSWSRVIPKKRKEWEIVEPESDAEVNVPDIPSRKKPTTNKLAASIPEVPIDNVSFHHASSANRWKYVLQKRLVVERELATNAIENKEILELIQEAGLLKTVCNLPKCYEKLVKEFVVNLSEDCGNNRSMDYRKVFVRGKCVSFSPSVINKFLGITDEAQTELEVTDKKVCQVITAKQVNRWPRKEKLTASKLSIKNAMLHKIGAANWVPTNHKSTILTVLGKFLYAVGTKAKFDYGTYIFDQTMKHAGSFSIKGPIAFPSLLCGIILNQYPRILNEHDVVCKTESPLAFHYKLFQGKHVPDIVMTSTETSKSGASVSKAEVIAMLKETCKELESRKISLEKMISTLEMNENENFADTEEMGGKDEQELEEESASPADGSEKESSSDTSSGSEYGQ; this is encoded by the coding sequence ATGGCTGATCCCCTCAAAAACACCAGTAAGACTGAAGTTGTTCACACTGTTGATAGTGACCCAGCTGAAGAGGAGATCAACAAGGATGGACAAGGGATTGCTAAGAATGCCAATGTTACTGCAGATGTCAATGACATTGAAGATAATGAGCACACCAAGGCCAATACTGAAACTAATACTGATGTGGTAGACTTAGATAAGTACTCTAACAACGAATTACTTACCTCCTTGAATCCTAGTGTAGCCAACAGGCTAATGACAAAAAGAAAAGACAAACATGTTGTCCAAAGATCCCCTAAAAAGAGCACACAAGTGAAAAGCCATGTCAAAGACGTTGTCATGAAGAAGAGTACTTCTGCTGGTCCTATCAAGAGCAAAGCTGTAACCAAGAGTACAGGGGTTGGTCCATCAAAATCTTGGAGCAGGGTcattccaaagaaaagaaaggaatggGAAATTGTTGAACCTGAGTCTGATGCTGAAGTGAatgtccctgacatcccatcAAGGAAGAAGCCTACAACCAACAAGCTTGCTGCTAGTATTCCTGAAGTTCCTATTGACAACGTGTCATTCCACCATGCCTCTAGTGCCAACAGGTGGAAGTATGTACTCCAAAAGAGATTGGTTGTGGAAAGGGAATTGGCTACAAATGCTATTGAGAACAAGGAGATATTAGAACTAATTCAAGAAGCCGGACTATTAAAGACTGTTTGCAATCTTCCCAAATGTTATGAGAAGCTGGTCAAAGAATTTGTGGTGAACTTATCTGAAGACTGTGGAAATAACAGGAGTATGGACTACAGAAAGGTGTTTGTGAGAGGTAAGTGTGTATCATTCTCTCCGTCTGTGATTAATAAATTCTTAGGAATAACAGATGAAGCTCAAACTGAGCTGGAAGTAACAGACAAAAAAGTTTGTCAAGTGATCACAGCCAAGCAGGTAAATAGATGGCCCCGGAAAGAGAAGCTAACTGCAAGTAAGCTGAGCATCAAGAATGCAATGCTTCACAAGATAGGAGCAGCCAATTGGGTTCCAACAAATCACAAGTCCACTATCTTAACTGTGCTTGGCAAATTTCTGTATGCTGTAGGAACAAAGGCAAAGTTTGATTATGGAACATATATTTTTGACCAAACTATGAAGCATGCTGGAAGCTTCAGTATTAAGGGTCCAATTGCTTTTCCATCCCTCTTGTGTGGTATAATTCTGAATCAGTATCCAAGAATTCTCAATGAACATGATGTAGTGTGCAAAACAGAAAGTCCCCTGGCCTTCCATTATAAACTGTTTCAAGGTAAGCATGTTCCAGACATTGTCATGACATCGACTGAAACTTCTAAATCAGGAGCATCAGTCAGCAAAGCAGAAGTCATAGCAATGTTAAAAGAGACTTGCAAAGAGCTGGAATCTAGAAAAATATCTCTTGAAAAAATGATAAGTACTCTGGAAATGAATGAGAATGAGAACTTTGCAGATACTGAAGAGATGGGAGGTAAAGATGAACAAGAATTGGAAGAAGAAAGTGCCAGTCCGGCTGATGGCTCTGAGAAAGAAAGTTCTTCAGACACCTCAAGTGGGTCTGAATATGGGCAGTAA
- the LOC131641510 gene encoding uncharacterized protein LOC131641510: MFGVGFVAKEEFISGFRRAKPETCVTNQILFGYPDQTHQAKPEYNTCNRKQQWAAKNVALVAHTSLRMPAKEDWYLDSGCSNHMSGRKNSLVDLKLEGNNYVTLGDGEIREVKGVGKIERRGIPNVNNVLLVQGLAANLISISQLCDEGFNVRFTKEE; encoded by the exons ATGTTTGGAgtgggatttgtggctaaagaggaattcaTCTCTGGATTCAGGAGAGCAAAGCCCGAGACTTGTGTGACCAACCAGAT actatttggatatccagaCCAAACTCATCAAGCCAAACCTGAATATAATACCTGTAATAGAAAGCAACAGTGGGcagctaagaatgttgctctggtagcacacacttctctaaggATGCCTgcaaaagaagattggtaccttgatagtggttgctcaaatcatatgaGTGGTAGGAAGAACTCTCTAGTAGACCTCAAATTGGAAGGAAACAACTATGTGACTCtgggtgatggagaaataagagaagtcaaaggtgttgggaAGATAGAACGGCGGGGTATCCCTAATGTAAACAATGTTCTTcttgtacaaggactggctgcaaaccttataagcatcagtcaGTTGTGTGATGAAGGATTCAATGTCAGGTTCACCAAAGAGGAGTGA